A genomic segment from Truepera sp. encodes:
- a CDS encoding serine hydrolase domain-containing protein, producing MPEPDVAVDLPALIADHASSGFSPSGMVAIAKRGEVVRFEPWGQDGYTPRSLFRVASCTKSFTALALLILRRAGRLSLDDEIALHLPELTTEADGAWPVLRLRHLMSMSGGLATDNPWGDRQESIGREQLAAWMKGGLRLMFAPGSAYEYSNLGYALLGEVITRVSGQDYRQFVQQRIIEPLALQDTKFAGNGPDSVVPSYHREPLLPGRPGGWAWHEQSTPGAFSPMGGLYSSAHDMAAWANLFLERDVPGGVGFTPADLLEAQQTQCLIGSDRAEAPLGGLVTTSYGFGLKIERYAEHGKLVSHAGGYPGFTAYMCWHEESGHAVIASANGSHSAAPALARKVMLRLVAQEGPAAQSPAPWGETLTAVATLEDLVRSVGHLGAGALIERFQAVFAENVELDFPLARRVDYLQQALVSLGAVRPAGQAEPPVCEQPCRARWHVPTELGRLELFIELMPVAPFAVQTFSAVAVRGSSRVLLF from the coding sequence ATGCCGGAACCAGACGTCGCAGTCGACCTACCTGCGCTGATCGCCGATCACGCGAGCAGCGGCTTCAGCCCGAGCGGCATGGTCGCCATCGCCAAACGCGGCGAGGTCGTGCGCTTCGAACCTTGGGGGCAGGACGGCTACACTCCACGCTCTCTGTTCCGCGTCGCGTCGTGCACCAAGAGTTTCACGGCCCTGGCGCTGCTCATCTTGCGCCGCGCCGGCCGGTTGAGTCTGGACGACGAGATCGCTCTACACCTGCCGGAGTTGACCACAGAGGCGGACGGGGCTTGGCCCGTGCTGCGCCTAAGGCACCTCATGAGCATGTCGGGCGGTCTGGCCACCGACAACCCGTGGGGTGACCGGCAGGAGTCGATAGGCCGTGAGCAGCTCGCCGCCTGGATGAAGGGCGGTTTGAGGCTCATGTTCGCCCCGGGCAGCGCCTACGAGTACTCCAACCTCGGCTATGCCTTGCTCGGCGAGGTCATAACGCGAGTTAGCGGGCAGGACTACCGACAGTTCGTGCAGCAACGCATCATCGAGCCGCTGGCGCTTCAGGACACCAAGTTCGCCGGCAACGGGCCGGACTCCGTGGTGCCGAGTTATCACCGCGAGCCGCTCCTTCCGGGCCGGCCGGGGGGCTGGGCGTGGCACGAGCAGTCCACGCCGGGAGCGTTCTCTCCCATGGGTGGGCTGTACTCCAGCGCCCACGACATGGCGGCGTGGGCCAACCTGTTCCTGGAACGAGACGTGCCGGGCGGGGTCGGTTTCACGCCCGCAGACCTACTGGAGGCGCAGCAGACACAGTGCTTGATCGGCAGTGATCGGGCGGAGGCGCCGCTCGGCGGGCTGGTGACCACCAGCTACGGCTTCGGCCTCAAGATCGAGCGATACGCCGAGCACGGCAAGCTAGTGTCGCACGCGGGCGGTTACCCGGGCTTCACGGCGTACATGTGCTGGCACGAGGAGTCGGGCCATGCGGTCATCGCTTCGGCCAACGGGAGTCACTCCGCGGCGCCGGCGCTGGCGCGGAAGGTGATGCTGCGTCTCGTCGCGCAAGAAGGGCCGGCAGCCCAAAGCCCAGCGCCTTGGGGGGAGACCCTGACGGCTGTTGCCACCCTGGAGGACCTCGTCCGCTCCGTTGGCCACTTGGGCGCGGGAGCGTTGATCGAGCGGTTCCAAGCCGTGTTCGCGGAGAACGTGGAACTGGACTTCCCGCTGGCCAGGCGCGTCGATTACTTGCAGCAGGCGCTCGTGAGCCTGGGCGCTGTGCGCCCGGCGGGTCAGGCCGAGCCGCCCGTATGCGAGCAGCCGTGCCGCGCCAGGTGGCATGTGCCTACCGAGTTGGGTCGTCTGGAGCTCTTCATCGAGCTTATGCCGGTGGCGCCGTTCGCGGTGCAGACCTTCTCCGCCGTGGCCGTCCGCGGGAGCAGTAGGGTGCTGCTCTTTTGA
- a CDS encoding HD domain-containing phosphohydrolase encodes MTGELIITRLPAATWTVDTALCVTSWHGGNLATPESLHGAFAGRALSEVQQALGLPPGSIEMHKQALEGISSDYMMSVSQREYLVNLSPLRGGGDTIIGVVGVALEVTAAPQEAEKLLKKANFDRVLSTFLGQTLRQKIDDRFYQRLIGAAIEMVPGAEAGSFWVVDGGRFRAVAAVGLEIEAFDGLLLKAEELSQKGSGTGDQSRVPPSAKDAPRANLNVSVNVEGRPVAFLNISGSRASDGFDDDAREFAQLFADVLSALFEHADLQRTLGEERRSLERLLAAYKELAEFGAEIETIHDTDALIEHGAKSLLQTFRFDTAMFSEIRGGEVHFTRVLGKNAAEIARIIRAPQPLGAGVNGRVAATGEPLGVEDYPSWPLSFKPYAETGVRSMLALPIRKGGRVVHTIAFATIDRHASIDDNMIRIAGGFAKRLENAFERAQHLDEIRSTREATFRSLGVALEFRDLETRGHTDRVVKLAKHFGKALGLSREESQALVWGAYLHDLGKIAVPDALLLKPGRLTEEEFEVIRKHTLFGVDMLRDIPFLPTQTRELVRSHHERWDGNGYPERLAGKEIPFLARMFSLVDVYDALRSKRPYKRAWTQEEAVAELAAQAGKQFDPELTTRFLEALPGLT; translated from the coding sequence GTGACGGGCGAGTTGATCATCACTCGGCTACCGGCCGCTACCTGGACGGTGGACACCGCTCTTTGCGTTACTTCGTGGCACGGCGGGAACCTGGCGACGCCCGAGTCGTTGCACGGGGCGTTTGCCGGCCGGGCACTTTCGGAGGTTCAACAGGCCTTGGGTCTCCCGCCCGGCTCGATCGAGATGCACAAGCAAGCGCTCGAGGGCATCAGCTCCGACTACATGATGAGCGTCTCGCAGCGTGAATATCTTGTGAACCTCTCCCCGCTGCGCGGTGGGGGCGACACGATCATCGGCGTGGTGGGGGTCGCGCTGGAGGTTACCGCCGCCCCGCAAGAAGCCGAGAAGCTGCTGAAGAAGGCCAACTTCGACCGCGTTCTATCGACGTTCTTGGGTCAGACGCTCAGGCAGAAGATCGACGATCGGTTCTACCAGCGCCTGATAGGAGCAGCCATCGAGATGGTGCCGGGGGCGGAAGCGGGTTCGTTCTGGGTGGTGGACGGTGGCAGGTTCAGAGCCGTTGCTGCCGTTGGCCTGGAGATCGAGGCCTTCGACGGTCTGCTCCTCAAGGCGGAAGAGTTAAGCCAGAAAGGAAGCGGCACGGGGGATCAGAGCCGCGTCCCTCCCTCAGCGAAAGATGCGCCGCGTGCGAACCTCAACGTTTCCGTGAACGTCGAGGGCAGGCCGGTCGCGTTCCTCAACATCAGCGGCTCTCGGGCTTCGGACGGCTTCGACGATGACGCCCGCGAGTTCGCGCAGCTGTTCGCCGATGTTCTCTCGGCGCTGTTCGAGCATGCCGACCTGCAGCGGACACTCGGCGAGGAGAGGCGAAGCCTGGAGCGGCTTCTTGCTGCTTACAAGGAGCTCGCCGAGTTCGGTGCGGAGATAGAGACCATCCACGACACCGATGCGCTCATCGAGCATGGGGCGAAGAGCCTCCTCCAGACCTTTCGGTTCGACACGGCCATGTTCAGCGAGATCCGCGGTGGCGAGGTCCATTTCACGCGCGTCTTGGGCAAGAACGCCGCCGAGATCGCCCGGATAATCCGAGCTCCTCAACCGTTGGGGGCCGGCGTCAACGGTCGGGTGGCCGCGACCGGGGAGCCCTTGGGCGTTGAGGACTACCCGTCGTGGCCGCTGAGCTTCAAACCTTATGCCGAGACGGGCGTGCGCTCCATGCTGGCGTTGCCGATCCGCAAGGGTGGACGAGTGGTCCACACGATAGCTTTCGCCACCATCGACCGTCACGCCTCGATAGACGACAACATGATCCGCATCGCCGGCGGCTTCGCAAAGCGCCTCGAGAACGCCTTCGAGCGCGCCCAGCACTTGGACGAGATCAGGTCGACCCGCGAAGCGACGTTCCGCTCGTTAGGCGTCGCCCTCGAGTTCCGCGACCTCGAGACCCGGGGACACACCGACAGGGTCGTCAAGCTGGCCAAGCATTTCGGGAAGGCGTTGGGCCTCAGCAGGGAGGAGAGTCAGGCGCTCGTCTGGGGAGCGTATCTGCACGACTTGGGCAAGATCGCTGTACCGGATGCGCTTCTTCTGAAGCCGGGTCGGCTGACGGAGGAGGAGTTCGAGGTCATCCGGAAGCACACCCTCTTCGGGGTCGACATGCTCAGGGATATCCCGTTCCTGCCCACCCAGACGCGGGAGCTCGTAAGGAGTCATCACGAGCGGTGGGATGGCAACGGTTATCCGGAAAGACTTGCGGGTAAGGAAATCCCGTTCCTGGCGAGGATGTTCAGCCTGGTGGATGTCTACGACGCCCTTAGGAGCAAGCGGCCGTACAAGCGAGCGTGGACTCAAGAGGAAGCCGTTGCCGAATTGGCGGCCCAGGCGGGCAAGCAGTTCGATCCCGAACTGACGACGCGGTTCCTCGAGGCGCTACCCGGGTTGACCTAG
- a CDS encoding ABC transporter substrate-binding protein, giving the protein MKCFRWIAILALVTVIGSANAKSLSFVLDSENNRADEAQAIAAQLQEIGIDVQARVWEWTVLKEQLLAHNRDAYLTDWGSAYFDPFDLAIPKFGTAARGNYSGYSNELVDKAFETASTTVDDATRANAYHEAQRQIFNDAPWAFGYVLQTIEAASTKVKGWAPAADNSENMAGVSIEGGDSVVVGMRTNALVTFDPAMYRDRDTEAVLRNIYDSLTTASREGQVGPGLATDWRVVDDVTFEFDLVPGVTFSNGEPLTADDVVFTFGRVLTEGAIDGASSPRAGLLGPLDHVEKVDDLTVRFVYQKTFPQELLLQALTHFQIVPQDYITEVGNAGFASAPIGSGAFTFLRGSLDSQVVLQANPSHWRGAPKLSTVVFRMMPEPSTRIAALLSGEIQIAQAIPPDLVSRLTGAPNVTVMTALGTRSYQLEFDVTKPPFDDVRVRKAINYAIDWESILTNLYQGYGERLATGFLPSGFGYDADLAPYPYDPEKARELLKEAGYDVK; this is encoded by the coding sequence ATGAAGTGTTTCAGGTGGATCGCGATCCTAGCCCTGGTAACGGTCATTGGCAGCGCCAATGCCAAGTCGTTGTCGTTCGTGCTGGACAGTGAAAACAACCGGGCCGACGAGGCCCAGGCCATCGCCGCACAGTTACAAGAGATCGGCATCGACGTGCAGGCGCGCGTTTGGGAGTGGACCGTCCTCAAGGAACAACTCCTCGCGCACAACCGCGATGCCTACTTGACCGACTGGGGCAGCGCCTACTTCGACCCCTTCGACCTGGCCATCCCGAAGTTCGGGACCGCCGCTCGCGGGAACTACTCCGGGTACTCGAACGAGTTGGTCGACAAAGCGTTCGAGACCGCCTCCACCACCGTTGACGACGCTACGCGGGCCAACGCCTATCACGAGGCCCAGCGGCAGATCTTCAACGACGCGCCTTGGGCGTTCGGATACGTGCTGCAGACCATCGAGGCCGCTTCCACCAAGGTCAAGGGCTGGGCGCCTGCCGCCGACAACAGCGAGAACATGGCCGGCGTCAGCATCGAGGGCGGCGACAGCGTCGTCGTCGGCATGCGCACCAACGCGCTGGTGACGTTCGACCCCGCCATGTACCGGGACCGCGACACCGAAGCCGTGCTCAGGAACATCTACGATTCGCTGACGACTGCCTCGCGCGAGGGCCAGGTCGGCCCTGGTCTGGCGACCGACTGGCGCGTGGTGGACGACGTTACGTTCGAGTTCGACCTCGTTCCCGGAGTCACCTTCTCCAACGGCGAGCCCCTGACGGCCGACGACGTCGTCTTCACCTTCGGTCGGGTCCTCACCGAGGGCGCCATCGACGGGGCCAGCAGCCCCCGCGCAGGGCTGCTCGGGCCGCTCGATCACGTCGAGAAGGTCGACGACCTCACCGTCAGGTTCGTTTACCAGAAGACCTTCCCGCAGGAGCTGCTGCTTCAGGCGCTCACGCACTTCCAGATCGTCCCGCAGGACTACATCACCGAGGTCGGCAACGCCGGCTTCGCCAGCGCGCCCATCGGCAGCGGCGCCTTCACCTTCCTGCGGGGCAGCCTCGACTCTCAAGTGGTTCTCCAAGCCAACCCCAGCCACTGGCGTGGCGCTCCCAAGCTTTCCACCGTCGTGTTCCGCATGATGCCGGAACCCTCGACGCGCATCGCGGCCCTGTTGTCAGGCGAGATCCAGATCGCTCAGGCCATCCCACCCGACCTGGTTTCCCGCCTCACCGGAGCGCCGAACGTCACCGTGATGACGGCGTTGGGCACGCGCTCCTACCAGCTGGAGTTCGACGTCACCAAGCCACCCTTCGACGACGTGCGCGTCCGCAAGGCGATCAACTACGCCATCGACTGGGAGAGCATCCTCACGAACCTCTACCAGGGCTACGGTGAACGCCTCGCCACCGGGTTCCTCCCCAGCGGCTTCGGTTACGACGCCGACCTCGCTCCTTACCCGTACGATCCTGAGAAGGCGCGCGAACTCCTGAAAGAGGCCGGGTACGACGTCAAGTAG
- a CDS encoding ABC transporter permease, whose product MRLLKLLERVLSAIPVAIGVAVIAFLFLRFLPGDPVEIMLGDTQVTQQQIDSLRNQLNLDEPLYRQLWLFLTGLVQGDFGMSFVKNQPVVKLIAETLPATIELTIASILFAMLIALPVGIISALREGSWLDRTVLSGALLGVSMPAFWFGLLLILLLSVEAHLLPTSGRISSTLMVDHRTGFLLIDSLLAGDFRAFRDAVSHLILPALTLGVVFSAVLARVVRASMIEALHKDYVTTARAKGLREMAVIVKHALRNALIPALTVAGLQIGELLGGNMIVETVFAWPGMGRLVVSSIFARDYVVVQVAVMLYAFTYVGVNLLVDALYTLLNPRIAL is encoded by the coding sequence ATGCGCCTGCTGAAACTGCTAGAACGAGTGCTCTCCGCCATCCCGGTCGCGATCGGGGTGGCGGTGATCGCGTTCCTCTTCCTGCGCTTCCTGCCAGGCGACCCGGTAGAGATCATGCTGGGCGACACTCAGGTCACCCAGCAACAGATAGACAGCCTCAGGAACCAGCTCAACCTCGATGAGCCCCTCTACCGCCAGCTGTGGTTGTTCCTCACCGGTCTGGTCCAGGGCGATTTCGGCATGAGCTTCGTGAAGAACCAACCCGTCGTGAAGCTCATTGCCGAAACGCTTCCGGCCACGATCGAGTTGACCATCGCCTCCATCCTCTTCGCCATGCTCATCGCCCTGCCGGTCGGGATCATCAGCGCGCTGCGAGAGGGCTCGTGGCTGGACCGCACGGTCTTGTCGGGCGCGCTGCTAGGCGTAAGCATGCCGGCCTTCTGGTTCGGCTTGCTGCTGATCCTCCTGCTGTCCGTCGAGGCGCACCTCTTGCCGACGTCCGGCCGCATCAGTTCGACGCTGATGGTAGATCACCGTACCGGCTTCCTACTTATCGACTCGCTACTGGCGGGCGACTTCCGCGCCTTCCGTGACGCCGTCTCCCATCTGATCCTCCCCGCGCTGACCCTCGGAGTGGTGTTCTCCGCCGTCCTGGCACGCGTGGTGCGCGCCTCGATGATCGAGGCCCTGCATAAGGACTACGTCACCACGGCGCGCGCCAAGGGGCTCCGCGAGATGGCCGTCATCGTCAAGCATGCCTTGAGGAACGCCCTCATCCCCGCGCTCACGGTGGCCGGGTTGCAGATCGGTGAACTGCTCGGGGGCAACATGATCGTCGAGACGGTTTTCGCCTGGCCCGGCATGGGCCGGCTAGTGGTCAGCTCCATCTTCGCCCGTGATTACGTGGTGGTCCAGGTTGCCGTCATGCTGTACGCGTTCACGTACGTGGGCGTGAACCTCCTGGTCGACGCCCTCTACACGCTTCTCAATCCCCGAATCGCGTTATGA
- a CDS encoding ABC transporter permease, translated as MTRSPRMIAGTASPRPRPLGAVLALARRVVRTPLGLISMGVVALYIVMAIFAPLIAPYAPDATSLGARLRPPSLEHLFGTDSLGRDILSRTIYGARVSLMIGMITVAITATFGTALGAFGGYFRGGFDAVTGRLTELLLAFPYLIFAIGMMAFLGPGFMNLVIALSLKGWVEFYRLARGQTLDQAQLEYVEASRALGQRGLRTLFREVLPNVLPATVVLATLRVGYFMVLEASLSFLGVGIPPNIPAWGSMIADGRNVLFIAWWVSTIPGIALLILVLAINLLGERLQEIYDPKRRGKR; from the coding sequence ATGACGCGCAGCCCTCGGATGATCGCCGGCACCGCCTCGCCCAGACCCCGACCGCTAGGTGCCGTGCTGGCGCTGGCGCGCCGGGTAGTGCGCACGCCCCTGGGCCTGATCAGCATGGGGGTGGTGGCGTTGTACATAGTCATGGCCATCTTCGCGCCGCTGATCGCCCCTTACGCGCCCGACGCGACCTCCCTCGGAGCACGGCTGCGGCCCCCGTCGTTGGAGCACCTGTTCGGTACCGACTCCCTCGGGCGCGACATCTTGAGCCGCACCATCTATGGCGCGCGAGTCAGCCTCATGATCGGGATGATCACGGTGGCGATTACCGCGACGTTCGGTACGGCCCTGGGCGCGTTCGGCGGCTATTTCCGCGGCGGGTTCGATGCCGTCACCGGGCGGCTGACGGAGCTGCTCCTGGCGTTCCCGTACCTGATTTTCGCCATCGGGATGATGGCGTTCTTGGGGCCCGGTTTCATGAACCTGGTGATAGCACTCTCGCTCAAGGGTTGGGTGGAGTTCTACCGCCTGGCGCGCGGCCAGACCCTGGACCAGGCCCAGCTCGAGTACGTGGAGGCATCGCGCGCACTCGGCCAGCGCGGCCTGCGTACCCTTTTCAGGGAGGTCCTGCCGAACGTGCTGCCCGCGACGGTGGTGCTGGCGACCCTACGCGTCGGCTACTTCATGGTGCTCGAGGCCTCGCTCAGCTTCCTCGGCGTCGGCATCCCTCCCAACATCCCGGCCTGGGGCTCGATGATCGCCGACGGCAGGAACGTACTGTTCATCGCCTGGTGGGTCAGCACGATCCCCGGCATAGCGCTTCTCATACTGGTACTTGCGATCAACCTCCTGGGCGAGCGCCTCCAGGAGATCTACGACCCGAAGCGAAGGGGCAAGCGATGA
- a CDS encoding gamma-glutamyl-gamma-aminobutyrate hydrolase family protein (Members of this family of hydrolases with an active site Cys residue belong to MEROPS family C26.), which translates to MKPRIGITVHMAEHSEGRNQAEVRFSLTARYAEAVLEAGGLPLLLPTHPDSAAPPAEVVSIVDGLLLSGGGSLPRQYFADNPNPSLRQTNPLRFDVEVALVRAARAERLPILGICRGHQTMLEALGGAPVRNLDAEAGDADHYQSQPSDVTTHGLRTVPGSRLAGWLGEETRVNSFHRQVVQEVPPGWRVAAWSDDGLVEAIEASEGFAIGLQFHPEWLEQREPAFRRIFEAFVAAAAARS; encoded by the coding sequence ATGAAGCCACGCATCGGCATCACCGTCCACATGGCGGAGCACTCGGAAGGCCGCAACCAAGCGGAGGTCAGGTTCTCACTCACCGCGCGTTACGCAGAAGCGGTGCTGGAGGCGGGCGGCCTGCCACTCCTTCTGCCGACTCACCCCGACTCCGCGGCGCCTCCGGCCGAGGTCGTGAGCATCGTCGATGGCCTGCTCTTGAGCGGTGGCGGCAGCCTCCCGCGCCAGTACTTCGCCGACAATCCCAACCCCAGCCTGCGCCAGACCAACCCGCTTCGCTTCGATGTCGAAGTGGCGCTGGTTCGAGCAGCCCGCGCCGAACGCCTGCCCATCCTAGGGATCTGCCGCGGCCACCAGACGATGCTGGAGGCCCTCGGCGGCGCCCCCGTCAGGAACCTAGATGCCGAGGCGGGCGACGCCGACCACTACCAGAGCCAGCCGAGCGACGTTACTACGCATGGGCTTCGGACCGTGCCCGGGTCGCGCCTGGCCGGTTGGCTTGGCGAGGAAACGCGCGTGAACAGCTTCCACCGCCAGGTCGTACAAGAAGTGCCGCCCGGCTGGCGGGTCGCGGCGTGGTCGGACGACGGGCTCGTCGAGGCGATCGAGGCCAGCGAGGGCTTCGCCATCGGCCTACAGTTCCACCCCGAGTGGCTGGAGCAGCGAGAGCCCGCGTTCCGCCGGATATTCGAGGCGTTCGTGGCGGCCGCCGCCGCTCGTTCGTGA
- a CDS encoding MurR/RpiR family transcriptional regulator — translation MKLTRASTGTFYSRSRRGRLLLRRTRGCVEVATPLRGYSFRLGGMASKPKAARGTSKKRGAAPGQRGAEQGAVPGRPGDGPDADAAASGADAAGAGTNAENAGAPTAHQSAAILDRLDHTAEALTPQERRLAAHMLEHLDRWGYLSSTEVAAELGVHRSTIVRFAQHVGFQGYPELQEAARAAYLEVVSTPSDLVLTDPGAGGSRQVQAVYHRDQRNLQRSYAHLDQDALEATAEGLAKGRRVVLFGRRFSYPIALHMALVLRTMRQLVDAAPTPGGASVDQLFDLGSDDFVLVVSLRRHSREVQRTLRYLTAAGVPVTVLTDASPGNNVPHGARILRAHTGSTGVLDSYTALVSVSHVLLTLVEAALPEASERLAAAEQAWQHFNRD, via the coding sequence ATGAAGTTGACCCGAGCGTCCACGGGAACATTCTATTCGCGGTCGCGCCGCGGTCGGCTCCTGCTTCGACGCACCCGCGGGTGCGTCGAAGTTGCCACTCCCCTACGTGGATATTCCTTTAGGCTAGGCGGTATGGCGTCAAAGCCCAAGGCCGCTCGGGGCACATCGAAGAAACGCGGTGCAGCTCCCGGGCAACGAGGCGCGGAACAAGGTGCAGTTCCCGGGCGACCAGGTGACGGGCCCGATGCGGACGCCGCGGCCTCCGGTGCGGACGCCGCGGGCGCCGGTACGAACGCCGAAAACGCCGGCGCACCGACCGCCCATCAGTCTGCGGCCATACTCGACCGACTGGACCACACCGCCGAGGCCCTGACCCCCCAGGAGCGGCGGCTGGCTGCACACATGCTCGAGCACCTCGACCGCTGGGGCTACCTCTCGAGCACGGAGGTTGCTGCGGAGCTTGGTGTTCACCGCTCGACCATCGTGCGCTTCGCGCAGCACGTCGGTTTCCAGGGCTATCCAGAGCTTCAGGAGGCGGCGCGCGCCGCCTACCTGGAGGTGGTCTCGACACCTTCCGACCTGGTCCTCACCGATCCCGGCGCCGGCGGGAGCCGCCAGGTCCAGGCCGTGTACCACCGCGATCAAAGGAACCTGCAGCGCAGTTACGCCCACCTCGACCAGGATGCGCTCGAGGCCACCGCGGAGGGCCTGGCGAAGGGGCGACGGGTGGTCTTGTTCGGCCGGCGCTTCTCGTACCCGATAGCCCTGCATATGGCCTTGGTCCTGCGCACCATGCGCCAGCTGGTCGATGCGGCGCCTACGCCCGGTGGTGCCTCGGTCGACCAACTCTTCGACCTCGGTTCCGACGACTTCGTGCTCGTGGTCTCGCTCAGGCGCCATTCGCGCGAGGTGCAGCGGACACTTCGCTACCTGACCGCGGCGGGGGTGCCGGTGACGGTGCTGACCGATGCCAGCCCAGGCAACAACGTTCCACACGGCGCACGCATTCTCAGGGCCCACACCGGGAGCACTGGCGTGCTCGACTCGTACACGGCCCTCGTAAGCGTCAGCCACGTGCTGCTTACCTTGGTCGAGGCCGCCCTACCGGAGGCCTCGGAGAGGCTGGCCGCGGCCGAGCAGGCCTGGCAACACTTCAACCGGGACTGA
- a CDS encoding VOC family protein — MDARVNFITLAVADLGASRAFYVDGLGWEPAFEASGEVLFIRLSPTLVLSLWRAEEFEDEVGAIREGPGASPFTLAHNVGSPAAVDAALAMAVEAGGAILKPAMQRDWGGYSGYFTDPDGFVWEVAYNPGPIGVSLLQATDPYEPR, encoded by the coding sequence GTGGACGCTCGGGTCAACTTCATCACGCTCGCGGTGGCGGATCTCGGCGCCTCGCGGGCCTTCTACGTGGACGGGCTCGGCTGGGAACCCGCTTTCGAGGCGTCGGGCGAGGTCCTGTTCATCCGCCTGTCGCCAACGTTGGTCCTGTCACTCTGGCGAGCGGAGGAATTCGAGGATGAGGTCGGCGCCATACGCGAGGGACCAGGCGCGTCGCCCTTCACGCTCGCCCACAACGTTGGATCTCCGGCAGCGGTCGACGCAGCGCTCGCTATGGCGGTCGAGGCGGGCGGCGCCATCCTCAAGCCCGCAATGCAGCGCGACTGGGGCGGTTACTCGGGCTATTTCACCGATCCCGACGGCTTCGTTTGGGAAGTTGCATACAACCCCGGCCCTATCGGCGTGTCGCTGTTGCAGGCCACGGATCCGTACGAACCTCGGTAG
- a CDS encoding ABC transporter ATP-binding protein yields MVVPPTVPARALLEVSRLRRGFGNVQAVKDVSFEVHAGETYGLLGPNGAGKTTSISMIAGILKKDGGTVTLDGQPVGTRTVEGRSGIGLVPQELALYPDLTGRENLDFFGRLYSLGGAELRARGNEVLEMVGLSDRANQLVKEYSGGMKRRLNIAAGLIHTPKLLILDEPTVGVDPQSRNAIMESVERLAERGMAVLYTTHYMEEAERLCDRIGIMDEGRLVAEGTKSELAAIIGGDDVVRVTAEGDLQAGAEGLGTVPGVTRVDVLEGGLQVTANGAARLLAKLMHVLDERGLTVSSIDVTEPDLEAVFLRLTGKALRD; encoded by the coding sequence ATGGTAGTGCCACCTACGGTTCCCGCGCGGGCCCTGCTCGAGGTCAGCCGGTTGCGGCGCGGCTTCGGGAACGTTCAAGCCGTGAAAGACGTGAGCTTCGAAGTGCACGCGGGGGAGACCTATGGCCTCTTGGGCCCCAACGGCGCCGGCAAGACGACTAGCATCTCGATGATCGCCGGCATCCTGAAGAAGGACGGCGGCACGGTCACACTGGACGGCCAACCCGTAGGCACGCGCACGGTGGAGGGTCGCAGCGGCATAGGCCTGGTGCCACAGGAGCTCGCCCTGTACCCCGACCTGACGGGGCGCGAGAACCTCGACTTCTTCGGGCGGCTGTACTCCCTCGGAGGCGCAGAGTTGCGCGCTCGCGGCAACGAGGTATTGGAGATGGTCGGCCTGAGCGACCGCGCCAACCAGTTGGTGAAGGAGTACTCGGGCGGCATGAAGCGGCGGCTCAACATCGCTGCCGGACTCATACACACGCCCAAGCTGCTCATCCTCGACGAGCCGACGGTAGGCGTGGACCCGCAATCTCGCAACGCCATCATGGAGAGCGTCGAGCGGCTCGCCGAGCGCGGCATGGCGGTGCTATACACCACTCACTACATGGAGGAGGCCGAGCGGCTCTGCGACCGCATCGGCATCATGGACGAGGGCCGACTGGTGGCCGAGGGCACCAAGAGCGAGCTGGCCGCCATCATCGGTGGCGACGACGTGGTGCGGGTGACCGCCGAGGGCGACCTGCAGGCGGGCGCCGAGGGGCTGGGCACCGTTCCCGGCGTGACGCGCGTGGACGTGCTCGAAGGCGGCCTGCAGGTCACCGCCAACGGCGCCGCACGCCTTTTGGCCAAGCTCATGCACGTCCTCGACGAGCGCGGCCTGACGGTCTCCAGCATCGATGTCACCGAGCCGGACCTCGAGGCGGTATTCCTCAGGCTCACGGGCAAGGCGCTCAGGGACTGA